The Mumia flava sequence CTGCCAACAGCTGGTCGTTCTCGCTCTTGAGCCGGAGGATCTCCGCCTCGAGGTCGGCGATGCGACGGCGGAGGTGGGCCTCTCGCGCCAGGTTCGGGTTCGGCGCCACCACGGAGCCGAGGAGAGCCTTGGCCATGGAAATCCTTCTGATCTCGATGATCTGAACTCAGGGTCTGGGCGGTCCGCGTCGCGCTCTCAGTCGCCCTCGGACCACGACGAGGCCGTGAACCCGACGCGCGGACTGCGCCGTCTTCCAATATCCCACCCGGGGTAGGTCCCGGTCAATCCGGGCCGGTGTGACGTCTGCGGCACGCCGTACGGCGGGCGGGGCCGGGTCGCACGCCGTCCGGCGCCCTTCCTCCCGCTGCCGTTGATGGCCGAGCACAGGCCCTCGAACGGCACCGAGCGCGCCCTTCCGACTCCGAGCGCGCCGCGCAAGGCGCGCCCGGAATCGGCAAGGTGCGCTCGGACCTCGGTGGCCAGTCGAGAGCGCAGAGTCGGTCCGACCGCCCGTACGGCGGGCGGTGGACGACCAGGGGCCGCGGCCGGCCCCATCCGCACGCGAGCGCCTCCGCATGAATCCGAAGATAACGAAACGGGAACGGACCTTGACCGAGGTTTGTAAGTAGGCTGAACTAACAACATGCTCGAGCGGACGACTCCCCCCAGCGGCGAACGCACGATGCCGCCGTTGCGGCCTCGTTCGACCCGCCGTTCCTCCGACAAGGTGCTGCCGGCCGACACCCGCCGCCACCACCTGTCGCTCGTGCTCCAGTGCCTCGTCGACGACGGGCCGCTGAGCCGTGCGGACCTGGCCCGCGCCACCTCGCTGACGCGGGTGACGGTCTCCGACCTGGTCTCCGAGCTCCTCGCCGACGGTCTCGTCGCCGAGCTCGGCACGAAGCCCGGCGTCCGCGCCGGCAAGCCCGCGACGCTGATCGGCCTCGTGGACGACGCCGCTCTGATCGTCGCCCTCGACCTCTCCGACGACGCCACCCTCCACGGCGCTCTGCTCGACCTGCGCGGCGCGGTGCTGACCCGTGAGGCGGTCGCGCTGGACGGCGCCCGCGGTGACGACGCGGTCGACCTCGTCGTCGCGCTGGCGCAGCGGCTGGTCGCCGACGCCGAGCACCAGGTGATCGGGGTCGGCATCGGCACACCCGGTGTGGTCGACGACAAGGGCGTGGTGCGCCAGGCCCCGAACCTCGGGTGGTACGAGCTGCCGCTCGCGCAGCTCGTGACGGACCGGCTCGGCCTGCCGGTCTCCATCGCCAACGACGCGAACATCGCCGCGCTCGCCGAGTGCACCTTCGGCAGCGGGAACGCCCACGGCCTCCTCCTGGTCGCGGTCGGGCACGGTGTCGGTGGCGGCATCCTGATGGACGGCGCCGTGCTCGGCGGCCCTCTGATGTCCGCGGGCGAGATCGGCCACGTCGTCGTGGAGCCCGGCGGACTCCCGTGCGCCTGCGGCAACCGCGGGTGCCTGGAGACGCTCCTGGCGGTCCCCCGGCTCCGTGCCCGTCTCGCCGGGTGCGACGCCGACGAGCGAGCAGCGGAGCTCGCAGCGGTCGGCTCGACGCTGGGAGCGGCGCTCGCCCCGATCGTCACCACGCTCGGGATCGCCGACGTCGTGCTCTACGGCCCGACCGAGCTGCTCGACGGGCCTCTCCTGGAGGCGGTCCGCGACGAGGTCGCCGGCCGCAGCATGCCGGTAGTGACCGAGAGCCTGGACGTGCGGATGGCGTCGCTCGCGCGCGACGTCGTCCTCACCGGCGCGGCGGCCCAGGTCCGCTTCGCCCAGCTAGGGGTGGTCTGACGTCGGACACCCCAGCCGCTGACCCCGGACCCAACGAACGACCAGCACCGATCAACACCAGCACGAATCAACCCCAGCAACCCCACAACCCCCCACAGGATCGAGAGGGAACACTCACCATGAAGCTGACACGACTGGCGGCCCTGGGCGTGGCCTCGGCGCTCGCCCTGACCGCGTGCGGCGGTTCGGACTCCGACGACACCGCGTCGGACACCCCGCCGGAGACCATGAAGCTCTGGCTCGCGGGCGAGACCGACACGCCCGAGGAGCTCGTCAACTGGCTCGAGAGCACCTACGAGGCTGACCACGAGGGCACCGACCTCGAGATCCAGCAGATCGACTGGGGCGAGCTCATCCCGCGTCTCCAGACCGCGCTGTCGAGCGAGGACCAGACCCCGGACGTGTTCGAGGTCGGCAACACCCAGTCGCCCACCTTCACCGCGGCCGGCGCCTTCACCGACCTGAGCGACAAGATGGACGAGCTCGGCGACAACATCGGCCCGGAGGGCTTCCTCGAGGCCGGTGCGTACGAGGGCGCGCAGTACGCGGTCCCGTACTACTGGGGCTCGCGCTACGTGTTCTTCAGCAAGAAGGCCTTCACCGACGCCGGGATCGAGGTCCCGACCACGCTCGAGGAGTTCAGCACCGCCGCCGCGGCGCTGAAGAAGCAGGGCAACAAGGACTACTCGGGCTTCTGGCGTCCCGGCCAGGACTGGCGCAACGGCATCTCCTGGATGTTCGCCAACGGCGGCGACATCGCCACTCTCGACGGTGACACCTGGACCGGTCAGCTCTCGTCGGAGGGCTCGGTCGCCGGCCTCGAGCAGTGGCAGGCGCTCGGCGACACGACGACCGCTCCGGTCGACGGTCTCGACTCCGAGGCGTGGGTGCCCTTCAACAACGGCGAGGCCGCCATGTTCATGGCGCCGAGCTGGGCCCGCTGGAGCGTCGAGGAGAAGCTCGCCGACGACCTGGGCGCGCTCGCGCTGCCCGGTGTCGACGGTGACGCCGCCCCGGTGTTCGCCGGCGGCTCCAACATCGGCATCTCGGCCAAGTCCCCGAACCAGGACGAGGCCTTCGAGCTCCTGCAGCTGATCTACAGCGACGAGTACCAGCAGATGCTCGCCGAGAACGGCCTCGGCCCGGCCAACTCGGACTTCACCTCGGCGATGGGTGACGACGAGTTCGCGCAGGCCGCGATCGCCGCGGCCTCCAACGCCAAGCTGACGCCCGCGTCGCCGGCGTGGACCGACATCGAGACCTCCGGTCTGATGGAGGAGTTCTTCGGCAAGATCGCCGCCGGTGGCGACGTCGCCGCGCTCGCTGCCGAGTACGACGAGAAGCTCGAGGCCGCTCTCAACGGCTGATCGAGGCTCGGGTCTGCCGGCCCGCACGTGATGGCCGGCCGGCAGACCCGTCCCACCGTGGGGCCCGTCGTACGCCCCCCGAGAACGACGGGCCCCACCCCTTCCCTTCCTCGCTCACGGAGCCTGCTCGGGCCGTTCCGACGAGCGCACTGACCACGACAGGTGCACGATGTCCCAGGCGATGACTGACGACGGAGCCGTGCGCGCCCCGCAGCAGCCGGCGGCCACGACGGCCGGTCCCGACCGCGGCGGGAAGCGCCGCACGCGACGTCGGCCCGGCGGCTACCTGCTGCTGATCCCCACCCTCGCCGTCCTGATCCTCGGCCTCGGCTACCCGCTGGTGCGCCAGGTCATGATGTCGTTCCAGGAGTTCGGCCTCGCCCAGCAGTTCGGCACCGCCGATCCCGGGTGGATCGGCCTCGGCAACTACGTCGAGATCCTCACCGACCCGACGACGTGGGCCGTGATCGTCCGCTCGGTCGTCTTCTGCTTCGTGTGCGCGTTCGTCACCATGACGATCGGCATGGCGGTCGCGCTGCTGATGCGGCAGGTCTCGACGGCCGCCCGCATCATCCTCCAGGTCTCGATGCTCGCCGCGTGGGCGACGCCGCTGATCGCGAGCCTCACGGTCTGGAACTGGCTGTTCGACCAGCGGTACGGGGTCGTGAACTGGCTCCTCGTCAAGGTCGGCTTCGAGCGGTTCGACGACTACAGCTGGCTCGCGAACTCCACGACGTTCTTCCTCGTCGCCGGTGTCATCGTCATCTGGATGAGCGTCCCGTTCGTCGTCTTCAGCCTGTACGCGGCGCTGACCCAGGTGCCCGAGGAGACGATCGAGGCCGCGCAGCTCGACGGCGCGTCGCGGACGCAGCGCTTCCGGCACATCATCCTGCCGACGATCCGGCCCGTGCTGTCGATCGTCATGCTGCTCCAGATCGTCTGGGACCTGCGCGTCTTCGCCCAGATCAACTACCTCCAGAGCGCCGGCGGGATCCGGAGCGAGACCCACCTGCTCGGCACGTACCTGTACCAGCTCGGCATCGGCCAGAGCGCGTACGGCGTCGCCTCGGCCGTCGCCATGGTGATGCTCGCCCTGACGCTGGCGCTGACCTTCGGCTACGTCCGCTCGCTGCTGCGTGAGGAGCGCGCATGACCACCACCACCGTCCGCCGCCGGCGCAGGACCGGGCGCCGCGCGCTCTCCGCGTTCGCGATCGTGCTCGCCCTCGTGTGGGCGTTCCCCGTCTACTGGATGGTCAACAGCTCGTTCCAGCCCGTCGGCAAGCTCCGAGCCCCGACCCCGGCGTGGGTCCCGTTCGGCAGCGGCACCAGCGGCGAGGCGTACGGGCGGGTGCTCGACGCCGACTTCTGGGACTCGATGCAGCTGTCGCTGACCGTCACGTTCCTCTCGGTCGCGGCGGGGCTGGTGTTCGCGTTCCTCGCGGCGCTCGCGATCTCGCGCTTCCGGATCCGCGGCAAGGCGACGTTCATCGTGGTGATCCTGGTGGTCCAGATGATCCCCGCGGAGGCGCTGTTCATCAGCCAGTACAAGATGCTGTCCGGGTGGGGTCTGTTCAACTCCGTCGCCGGCCTGACGCTGCTCTACCTCGCGATGATCCTGCCGTTCACGGTCTGGATGCTGCGCGGGTTCGTCGCCGGCGTCCCCGCTGAGCTGGAGGAGGCAGCGATGGTCGACGGCTGCAGCCGCTTCCGCGCCTTCTTCACCATCACCTTCCCGCTGCTGGCGCCCGGCCTGGTCGCCGCCGGCGTGTACGGGTTCCTCCAGTGCTGGAACGAGATCACGCTCGCGACCGTCGTGATGGACCCGTCGAACCGTACGGTGCCCCTGTGGCTCCAGGGCATGACGACGGTCTCCAACGAGGCGATCGACTGGCCGGCCGTGATGGCGGGCGCGACGCTGGTCGCGGTCCCGGTGATCGGGCTGTTCATGTTCGTCCAGAACAGGATGACCTCGGGCATGGTCTCCGGAGCGGTCAAGGGATGAGCTCTGCGACCTCCGACTCGGTGCGCCGCGACGCGCTCCGGGTGATCATGGGTGCCTTCGAGGGCGAGGCGATCCCGGAATGGCTGCCGGCGCTCGTCGACGACGGCCTCGGCGGGATCTGCTTGTACGGCAACAACCTCGGCGACTCGAGCGAGTCGGTGCTCGACCTCGCGCGGCGGGTCGGGGCGCTGTCCGACGGGCTCGTGCTCACGCTCGACGAGGAGGGTGGGGACGTCACGCGGCTGCACTACGGCCACGGCAGCCCGTACCCGGGCAACGCCGTCCTCGGCCGCCACGACGACGTGGAGACGACCGCGCAGGTCGCCCGTGGGATCGGCGAGGAGCTGAAGTCGGGCGGGATCTGGCTCGACCTGGCGCCCGACGCCGACGTGAACTCCAACCCGCGCAACCCGGTGATCGGGACCCGCAGCTTCGGCGCCGACCCTGCACTGGTCGCGCGGCACACCGCGGCGTGGGTGACGGGGCTCCAGGCCGCCGGGGTGGCCGCGTGCGTGAAGCACTTCCCCGGCCATGGCGACACGGAGGCGGACTCGCACCTCGCGCTCCCCCGCGTCGACGCCGACGCCGCGACGCTGCGCGAGCGCGAGCTCGTCCCGTTCACAGCGGCCGCCCGGGCCGGCGCCGCCGCGGTGATGACCTCGCACATCGTGCTGCCCGCGCTCGACGCCGAGAACCCGGCGACGATGAGCCGGGCGGTCCTGACGGGCCTGCTGCGCGACGAGCTCGCGTACGAAGGGCTGATCGTCACCGACGCCCTCGACATGGCGGGCGCCAGCGCGACGATCGGCGTCCCGGCGGCAGCCGTACGCGCGCTCGCGGCCGGAGCGGACCTGCTGTGCATCGGCCCGAACCTGCGGGGCCGCGGTGTCGAGGACATCGTCGACGTCGTGGATGCGATCGTCGCCGCCGTCGACGACGGTTCGTTGGCGCGCGACCGGCTGCGTGACGCCGCCGCCCGCGTGGACGCCCTCGCCGCGACGTACGGGACGGGCGCACGCGCGGCCGACGCCGACGTGGTCGCTGCCGGGCTCGCGGCCGGTGAGGTGGCCGCGGCTGCGGTCCAGGACGCGCTCGGCCCGCTCCCGCAGGGGACGCCGCGGGTCCTGCAGGTCCGCGCGCACGCGAACCTCGCCGTCGGAGAGGCGGCCTGGGGCGACCTCGGCCTGGAGGGTGTCGTGCCACGCGTCGTGGACGCCGACACGCTGCCTGCGGCCGACGAGTTGGCTGCCGGCGACGGCCCGCTGGTCGTCGTGACCCGCGGCGCGACCAACGTCGCTCTCGTGTGGGACTGGCTGCGTGCCGTCACCGAGCGTCGGCCCGACGCGGTCGTCGTCGAGACCGCCTGGCCGTCGCCGGACCTGCACGCGCTGCCCCGCGTGCTGCGCACCTGGGGCTCGTCCGTCACCGCGACCCGGGCCGCCGGGCACGTGATCGCGGAGGCGCTGGCCGGAGCGGTCGACACCACGGGAGCGCACCGATGAGCGCGCCGCGGACCGCCGTACGGATCGGGCTCGACATCGGCGGCACGAAGATCCACGGGGTCGCCGCCGACGCCGCGACCGGTGCGGTGCTCGCGGAGACGCGAACGGCCTCGCGCCGGGGACCGGGCGGCGTGGTCGCCTCCGCCCTCGACATCGTCAAGCGGCTCGTCGACGAGCTCCCCGACGACACGAGCCTGCTGTCGGTCGGCGTCGGGGTGCCCGGAGCCGTCGACGCACGCGGCGTGCTGACGAACGCCGTCAATCTCGACGTCACCGCGCCGCTCGACCTCGCCGGCGAGCTCACCTCGGCCCTGTCCGTGCCGGTCACCGTGAACAACGACGTGAACGCCGCGGCACGCGGTGCGGCGACCTGGCTGGCCGGTCTCGGTGAGCCGGAGGACGTCGCGCTGCTGTCGGTCGGCACCGGGCTCGCAGCGGGGTTCGTGCTCGGCGGACGGGTCCGCCGCGGCGCGAGCGGCCTGGTCGGCGAGATCGGGCACCTCTCCGTACAGCCCGACGGGCCGCGCTGCTCGTGCGGCCAGAACGGCTGCCTCGAGCTGTACGCGTCGGGCAGCGGCCTGGCGCGGCAGTGGCCGTACGACGGGTCGGTCCCGGCGCCGGTCGCGCTGTTCGACGCCGCCGACACCGGGGACGAGGCCGCGATCGCGATCCGCAGCTCGTTCATCGGCTGGTTGTCCGAGGCGATCCGGATCGCGACGCTGTCGGTCGATCCGGCGCGGGTCGTCCTCACCGGCGGCGTGATGCGCCTCGGCGACCGGATCATGGAGCCGCTGTTCGAGCGGCTCGACGTCGACGAGACCGCCTCGCCGTTCGTCGCGAGCCTGCGGCTGCGCGAGCGGACCATCGCTCTGCCGCCGGACCACCCGGCGGCCGCGCTCGGAGCGGCCGAGCTGTCGGTCGGCTCGGACCGCGACGACACCACAACCGAAGGAGAGTCCCCGTGGAGGTCGTGATCTGCTCGTCGGCCGAGCAGATCGGTGCGCACGTCGCCGACGTGTACGCCGAGGTGCTGCGCGGAGACGACCCGGTGATCGGGCTGGCGACGGGCTCGTCGCCGCTGGTCGCGTACGGCGAGCTGATCCGCCGGCACCGTGAGGACGGGCTGTCGTTCGCGCACGCGACCGCGTTCCTGCTCGACGAGTACGCAGGGCTCGCGCGGTCGCACCCCGAGTCGTACCACGCGGTGATCCGGCGCGAGCTCGTCGACCACGTCGACATCGACCCGGCACGGGTGCATTCCCCCGACGGCGAGGCTCACGACCTCGCCGAGGAGTGCCGGCGCTACGACGCGGCGATCGAGGCCGTCGGCGGCGTCGACGTGCAGCTGCTGGGGATCGGGACGGACGGCCACATCGGGTTCAACGAGCCGATGTCGTCGCTGTCGTCACGGACCCGCCCGAAGACCCTGACGCAGCAGACCCGCGAGGACAACGCACGGTTCTTCGACTCGATCGACGACGTGCCGCACCACGTGCTGACGCAAGGCCTCGGGACCATCCGTACGGCCCATCACCTGCTCCTGGTCGCGACCGGCGCCGGCAAGGCCGACGCGGTCGCCGCAGCGGTCGAGGGTCCGCTCGCAGCGCGGTGCCCTGCATCGATCCTCCAGCTGCACCCGCACGCGACGGTGTTCGTGGACGAGGCAGCGGCATCGGGACTGGAGTACGCCGACTACTACCGCTACGCGTACGCCCACAAGCCCGCCTGGCAGACCTTCTGACACAGTGGCCGCCACTCCGCGATGTGGCGTGATC is a genomic window containing:
- a CDS encoding glycoside hydrolase family 3 N-terminal domain-containing protein; this translates as MSSATSDSVRRDALRVIMGAFEGEAIPEWLPALVDDGLGGICLYGNNLGDSSESVLDLARRVGALSDGLVLTLDEEGGDVTRLHYGHGSPYPGNAVLGRHDDVETTAQVARGIGEELKSGGIWLDLAPDADVNSNPRNPVIGTRSFGADPALVARHTAAWVTGLQAAGVAACVKHFPGHGDTEADSHLALPRVDADAATLRERELVPFTAAARAGAAAVMTSHIVLPALDAENPATMSRAVLTGLLRDELAYEGLIVTDALDMAGASATIGVPAAAVRALAAGADLLCIGPNLRGRGVEDIVDVVDAIVAAVDDGSLARDRLRDAAARVDALAATYGTGARAADADVVAAGLAAGEVAAAAVQDALGPLPQGTPRVLQVRAHANLAVGEAAWGDLGLEGVVPRVVDADTLPAADELAAGDGPLVVVTRGATNVALVWDWLRAVTERRPDAVVVETAWPSPDLHALPRVLRTWGSSVTATRAAGHVIAEALAGAVDTTGAHR
- a CDS encoding carbohydrate ABC transporter permease, translating into MTTTTVRRRRRTGRRALSAFAIVLALVWAFPVYWMVNSSFQPVGKLRAPTPAWVPFGSGTSGEAYGRVLDADFWDSMQLSLTVTFLSVAAGLVFAFLAALAISRFRIRGKATFIVVILVVQMIPAEALFISQYKMLSGWGLFNSVAGLTLLYLAMILPFTVWMLRGFVAGVPAELEEAAMVDGCSRFRAFFTITFPLLAPGLVAAGVYGFLQCWNEITLATVVMDPSNRTVPLWLQGMTTVSNEAIDWPAVMAGATLVAVPVIGLFMFVQNRMTSGMVSGAVKG
- a CDS encoding carbohydrate ABC transporter permease translates to MTDDGAVRAPQQPAATTAGPDRGGKRRTRRRPGGYLLLIPTLAVLILGLGYPLVRQVMMSFQEFGLAQQFGTADPGWIGLGNYVEILTDPTTWAVIVRSVVFCFVCAFVTMTIGMAVALLMRQVSTAARIILQVSMLAAWATPLIASLTVWNWLFDQRYGVVNWLLVKVGFERFDDYSWLANSTTFFLVAGVIVIWMSVPFVVFSLYAALTQVPEETIEAAQLDGASRTQRFRHIILPTIRPVLSIVMLLQIVWDLRVFAQINYLQSAGGIRSETHLLGTYLYQLGIGQSAYGVASAVAMVMLALTLALTFGYVRSLLREERA
- a CDS encoding ROK family protein gives rise to the protein MSAPRTAVRIGLDIGGTKIHGVAADAATGAVLAETRTASRRGPGGVVASALDIVKRLVDELPDDTSLLSVGVGVPGAVDARGVLTNAVNLDVTAPLDLAGELTSALSVPVTVNNDVNAAARGAATWLAGLGEPEDVALLSVGTGLAAGFVLGGRVRRGASGLVGEIGHLSVQPDGPRCSCGQNGCLELYASGSGLARQWPYDGSVPAPVALFDAADTGDEAAIAIRSSFIGWLSEAIRIATLSVDPARVVLTGGVMRLGDRIMEPLFERLDVDETASPFVASLRLRERTIALPPDHPAAALGAAELSVGSDRDDTTTEGESPWRS
- a CDS encoding extracellular solute-binding protein; the protein is MKLTRLAALGVASALALTACGGSDSDDTASDTPPETMKLWLAGETDTPEELVNWLESTYEADHEGTDLEIQQIDWGELIPRLQTALSSEDQTPDVFEVGNTQSPTFTAAGAFTDLSDKMDELGDNIGPEGFLEAGAYEGAQYAVPYYWGSRYVFFSKKAFTDAGIEVPTTLEEFSTAAAALKKQGNKDYSGFWRPGQDWRNGISWMFANGGDIATLDGDTWTGQLSSEGSVAGLEQWQALGDTTTAPVDGLDSEAWVPFNNGEAAMFMAPSWARWSVEEKLADDLGALALPGVDGDAAPVFAGGSNIGISAKSPNQDEAFELLQLIYSDEYQQMLAENGLGPANSDFTSAMGDDEFAQAAIAAASNAKLTPASPAWTDIETSGLMEEFFGKIAAGGDVAALAAEYDEKLEAALNG
- a CDS encoding ROK family transcriptional regulator is translated as MLERTTPPSGERTMPPLRPRSTRRSSDKVLPADTRRHHLSLVLQCLVDDGPLSRADLARATSLTRVTVSDLVSELLADGLVAELGTKPGVRAGKPATLIGLVDDAALIVALDLSDDATLHGALLDLRGAVLTREAVALDGARGDDAVDLVVALAQRLVADAEHQVIGVGIGTPGVVDDKGVVRQAPNLGWYELPLAQLVTDRLGLPVSIANDANIAALAECTFGSGNAHGLLLVAVGHGVGGGILMDGAVLGGPLMSAGEIGHVVVEPGGLPCACGNRGCLETLLAVPRLRARLAGCDADERAAELAAVGSTLGAALAPIVTTLGIADVVLYGPTELLDGPLLEAVRDEVAGRSMPVVTESLDVRMASLARDVVLTGAAAQVRFAQLGVV
- the nagB gene encoding glucosamine-6-phosphate deaminase — protein: MEVVICSSAEQIGAHVADVYAEVLRGDDPVIGLATGSSPLVAYGELIRRHREDGLSFAHATAFLLDEYAGLARSHPESYHAVIRRELVDHVDIDPARVHSPDGEAHDLAEECRRYDAAIEAVGGVDVQLLGIGTDGHIGFNEPMSSLSSRTRPKTLTQQTREDNARFFDSIDDVPHHVLTQGLGTIRTAHHLLLVATGAGKADAVAAAVEGPLAARCPASILQLHPHATVFVDEAAASGLEYADYYRYAYAHKPAWQTF